Below is a window of Mucilaginibacter ginkgonis DNA.
ATTAAACATAGGTGAAGGCGCGGGATATGTGGTGCTGGTTTCTGAAAAGATCGCACAGATGCTTGACAAAAAGCCTTATGCTATACTTGCCGGTTATGCGAATAAGAACGATGCCTTTCATCAAACGGCAACCTCGCCGGATGGTGACGGGCCATTAATGGCTATGCAAGGCGCACTCGCTAAAGCGAAGCTTAATTCAGCAGACATTAGCTATATCAACCTGCACGGCACCGGCACACCTAATAACGACCAGAGTGAAGGCAAGGCGGTTGAACGTATGTTTGAGGGCAACTATCCGCCCATGAGTTCTACAAAAACCTTTACAGGGCATACCTTGGGTGCAAGCGGTGGAATAGAAGCAGTATTTTCTGTACTAGCGTTAAATCACGGCCTGGTGTTTCCTAACCTTAGGTTCGAACATCAAATGCAAGACATGCCATTTGCCCCGCAGACTACGTTATTAAAGGATCAGCCAATTAACCATGTGCTGTCTAACTCATTCGGTTTCGGCGGTAATTGTACTTCATTAATATTTTCTAAGGCCTGATGAAGATGTACATCCGCGCCGCATCCAGCATTTCGCCGCAAAAAACTTTTGGCGATATTCCTTTTTTGGAAAACATTGTTACGTACAACAGCGCTCGTTTAAAGGCAATAGAACCTGACTATAAGCCCTACATCGATCCGAAGCAGATTCGCCGCATGAGCCGCATTATTAAGATGGGGGTTGCCGCGGCCAGCGATTGCCTGCAAAAAGCAGAAGTCGCTTTGCCCGACGCCATCATCACCGGAACAGCTTACGGATGCGTAGAAGACACCGGTGTTTTTATAACGAGGATCATAGAACAACAAGAAGAGATGCTGCCGCCTACGGCATTCATCCAGTCAACCCATAACACGGTTGCCGCGCAGATAGCGCTAGGGCTTAAATGCCATAACTACAACAATACCTTTGTGCACAAGAGCTTTTCATTTGAAAGCGCTCTGCTGGATGCTAAGTTATTATTTGCAGAATGTGAAGCAGAAACTGCTTTGGTAGGTGCGACGGAAGAAGTAACTGACATCAGTTTTGAGATATTTAACCGCTTTGGAATCTTTAAGAAGGAAGTGGTTAACACTAATCTGTACGACCATACCTGGGGAACCATCTTCGGCGAGGGCGCCGCGTTTTTCTTATTGACGAAGTCCGCATCTGGTAAAGAGCTGGCCTCTTTGGACGCGTTTACTACTTACTATAAGCCCGATAATATTGAGCAAGAGATTGCCTGGTTTCTCAAAGAAAACGATGTTGCGCTGACGGATATTGATCTGGTGATGACGGGCAGGAATGGCCA
It encodes the following:
- a CDS encoding beta-ketoacyl synthase chain length factor produces the protein MKMYIRAASSISPQKTFGDIPFLENIVTYNSARLKAIEPDYKPYIDPKQIRRMSRIIKMGVAAASDCLQKAEVALPDAIITGTAYGCVEDTGVFITRIIEQQEEMLPPTAFIQSTHNTVAAQIALGLKCHNYNNTFVHKSFSFESALLDAKLLFAECEAETALVGATEEVTDISFEIFNRFGIFKKEVVNTNLYDHTWGTIFGEGAAFFLLTKSASGKELASLDAFTTYYKPDNIEQEIAWFLKENDVALTDIDLVMTGRNGHEDTDIATDELEAGIFSSLQTVNFKHLCGEYPVASSFALWLAANIVSAGAVPKTVGNVSGTIKKVLICNQYQNKYWSLMLVSAC